From one Comamonas piscis genomic stretch:
- a CDS encoding ABC transporter permease — protein MTTTIEKAPRGGRGLALRPLAFALPAIALLALLAFISLLVGVSDVSVSTLLRLFSHNDDDMATQVLVASRVPRTLALLLAGSAMAVAGLLMQMLARNHYVEPTTIGTAESAGMGMLIGILWWPDMPVFGKMGLAAVFALAGTALFLAVLSRIRLRSALIVPLVGLVLSGVIESATTFIAYRFDLMQAARSWMTADFSAIVQGRYEMLWLSLGITVLAMLAADRFTVAGMGQEFATNLGLNYKRLVAQGVVVVAVVTASVIVTVGIIPFVGLIVPNLVRLVVGDNVRKSVLWVAWAGALMALCCDLIGRVVIAPYEVPIGTVMGVLGSAMFLALLLSRRKRMGG, from the coding sequence ATGACGACAACGATTGAGAAAGCGCCACGCGGCGGGCGTGGCCTTGCGCTGCGCCCGCTGGCTTTTGCGCTGCCGGCCATCGCCTTGCTGGCGCTGCTGGCTTTTATCAGCTTGCTGGTGGGGGTGAGCGATGTGTCGGTCAGCACCTTGCTGCGGCTCTTCTCCCACAACGACGATGACATGGCCACCCAGGTGCTGGTGGCCAGCCGGGTGCCGCGCACCTTGGCGCTGCTGCTGGCCGGCAGCGCGATGGCGGTGGCCGGCCTGCTGATGCAGATGCTGGCGCGCAACCACTATGTCGAGCCCACGACCATCGGCACGGCCGAATCGGCGGGCATGGGCATGCTGATCGGCATCCTGTGGTGGCCCGATATGCCGGTCTTCGGCAAGATGGGCCTGGCGGCAGTGTTTGCGCTGGCGGGCACGGCCTTGTTTTTGGCGGTGCTCAGCCGCATACGGCTGCGCTCGGCGCTGATCGTGCCCTTGGTCGGTCTGGTGCTGTCGGGCGTGATCGAATCGGCCACCACCTTTATCGCCTACCGTTTTGACCTGATGCAGGCCGCGCGCTCCTGGATGACGGCTGATTTCTCGGCCATTGTGCAGGGCCGCTACGAGATGCTCTGGCTGTCGCTGGGCATCACGGTGCTGGCAATGCTTGCGGCTGACCGCTTCACGGTGGCCGGCATGGGTCAGGAATTTGCCACCAACCTGGGCCTCAACTACAAGCGCCTGGTGGCACAGGGCGTGGTGGTGGTGGCCGTCGTCACCGCCTCGGTGATCGTTACCGTCGGCATCATTCCCTTTGTGGGTCTGATCGTGCCCAACCTCGTGCGCCTGGTGGTGGGCGACAACGTGCGCAAGTCCGTGCTCTGGGTGGCCTGGGCGGGGGCCTTGATGGCCTTGTGCTGCGACCTGATCGGGCGCGTGGTGATTGCGCCCTACGAGGTACCCATTGGCACGGTGATGGGGGTGCTGGGCAGTGCGATGTTCCTGGCACTGCTGTTGTCGCGCCGCAAGCGCATGGGGGGCTGA
- a CDS encoding siderophore ABC transporter substrate-binding protein, whose protein sequence is MSRSAISTVNRRQSLLQLGALVTLPWAAGSALAQQTLTVQQAGGAVQIPVKPKTILVFDLAALDCLRALGAEVKGVPEVVKFPPVLEQYASKDYTRIGSLFEPNYEVVKGLKPDVIIAGGRSAAKVAELAKIAPTLDLTVDNTQPVASAFKHLKILGEMVGNEAQAQTLIASMQADIDKLKALTGNKGTGLMVMTNGGKLSAYGAGSRFGMLHDVYGIPAANKDIKVAGHGQAISFEFILKTNPDWLFVLDRDAAIGREGASAAKLLDNPLVNATKAAKKKQIVYLNSANWYLLGNASPGSLHDDVTQLINAFSKA, encoded by the coding sequence ATGTCGCGCTCCGCTATCTCCACCGTCAACCGCCGCCAGTCGCTGCTGCAGCTGGGTGCCTTGGTGACCCTGCCCTGGGCGGCAGGCTCCGCACTGGCGCAGCAGACCCTGACGGTGCAGCAAGCGGGCGGCGCGGTGCAGATCCCGGTCAAGCCCAAGACCATCTTGGTGTTTGACCTGGCCGCGCTCGACTGCCTGCGCGCGCTGGGCGCCGAGGTCAAGGGCGTGCCGGAGGTGGTGAAGTTCCCTCCCGTGCTGGAGCAGTACGCCAGCAAGGACTACACCCGCATTGGCAGCCTGTTTGAGCCCAACTACGAGGTGGTCAAGGGCCTCAAGCCCGATGTGATCATCGCCGGTGGCCGCTCGGCCGCCAAGGTGGCCGAACTGGCCAAGATTGCGCCGACCCTGGACCTGACGGTGGACAACACCCAGCCGGTGGCCAGTGCCTTCAAGCACCTGAAGATTCTGGGCGAGATGGTCGGCAACGAAGCCCAGGCCCAAACCCTGATCGCGTCCATGCAGGCCGATATCGACAAGCTCAAGGCCCTGACCGGCAACAAGGGCACGGGCCTGATGGTGATGACCAATGGCGGCAAATTGAGCGCCTATGGCGCCGGCTCGCGCTTTGGCATGCTGCACGATGTGTATGGCATCCCGGCCGCGAACAAGGACATCAAGGTGGCCGGCCACGGCCAGGCCATCTCGTTCGAGTTCATCCTCAAGACCAACCCGGACTGGCTGTTTGTGCTGGACCGCGATGCCGCCATTGGCCGCGAAGGCGCATCAGCCGCCAAGCTGCTGGACAACCCGCTGGTCAACGCCACCAAGGCGGCCAAGAAAAAACAGATCGTCTACCTGAACTCCGCCAACTGGTACCTGCTGGGCAATGCCAGCCCCGGCTCGCTGCATGACGATGTGACGCAGCTGATCAACGCCTTCTCCAAGGCTTAA
- a CDS encoding DMT family transporter — protein MTTPPALAADSAASVPETTRTPLPRRPGQGSALTGIVLTVIACACFCLLDTGSKYAGALLPLLMALWLRYVLQSVFTVGWGVYQYGSAAFYTTHPRFQVVRAALFCSSNACAMMSLRYLPLAEFTAVVAMTPLAMTLVAALWLNQPVSPLRWVLVAMGFLGTLVIIRPGGANFSGGALVWPALQLAANTAYQIVSSQMAGRERPVTTQIYTSLLALVLTSASLPWFWQLPTSAALWLAALAMGVGSTIGHLMLLKAYENAKPATISPFLYSQIPFAVFAGWMLYGHIPDHWAVLGMVAIALGGALSAWLSVRESR, from the coding sequence ATGACCACCCCTCCTGCCTTGGCGGCGGACAGCGCTGCCAGCGTGCCCGAGACCACCCGCACACCGCTACCCCGCCGTCCCGGCCAAGGCTCGGCCCTCACTGGCATTGTGCTGACCGTCATTGCCTGCGCCTGCTTTTGCCTGCTCGATACCGGCTCCAAATACGCGGGGGCGCTGCTGCCGCTGTTGATGGCGCTGTGGCTGCGCTATGTGCTGCAATCGGTGTTCACCGTCGGCTGGGGCGTCTACCAGTACGGTAGTGCCGCGTTTTACACCACGCACCCGCGCTTTCAGGTGGTGCGCGCCGCGCTGTTTTGCAGCAGCAATGCCTGCGCAATGATGAGCCTGCGCTACCTGCCGCTGGCCGAGTTCACGGCGGTGGTGGCGATGACACCGCTGGCGATGACCCTGGTGGCCGCCCTCTGGCTCAATCAACCCGTCAGCCCACTGCGCTGGGTGCTGGTGGCCATGGGTTTTCTGGGCACCCTGGTCATCATCCGCCCGGGCGGTGCCAATTTCAGCGGCGGCGCGCTGGTCTGGCCGGCGCTGCAGTTGGCGGCCAACACCGCCTACCAGATCGTCAGCAGCCAGATGGCGGGCAGAGAGCGGCCCGTTACCACCCAGATCTACACCAGCCTGCTGGCCTTGGTGCTGACCAGCGCCAGCCTGCCCTGGTTTTGGCAGCTGCCCACCAGCGCCGCGCTGTGGCTGGCGGCGCTGGCCATGGGCGTGGGCAGCACCATTGGCCACCTGATGCTGCTTAAGGCCTATGAAAATGCCAAGCCGGCCACCATATCGCCGTTCCTGTACAGCCAGATCCCCTTTGCCGTGTTTGCAGGTTGGATGCTGTACGGCCATATCCCCGACCATTGGGCGGTGCTGGGCATGGTGGCCATTGCGCTGGGCGGCGCGCTCAGCGCTTGGCTGTCGGTGCGCGAATCGCGCTGA
- a CDS encoding gamma-glutamyltransferase family protein, protein MTTVKDWAQPYASQRSPVLGRNVVSTSQPLAAQAGLRMLQAGGNAVDAALAAAMTLTVVEPTGCGIGSDAFAIVWDGQELHGLNASGRAPAGWTPEYFDKLGGIPEKGWNAVTVPGVVSGWVELSKRFGKLPFAQVAQPAIDYARHGFAVSPTIAKLWALGFAKLGDQPGFKECFAPEGQAPQAGSWFQSEAHARTLEEIAETLGESYYRGALAQKMAAHSQANGGVMTTEDLAAHRCDWVGTVAQPFGDSVVHEIPPNGQGIAALIALGLLDAIGIGDQPLDSAETVHLQIEAMKLALADLAEYNADIDHMRVQPQQDLLNPAYLTERAKLIDRSKAKVASYGAPKPGGTVYLTACDESGMMVSFIQSNYMGFGSGVVVPGTGISLQNRGAGFTTEAGHANQVAPGKRPSHTIIPAFAMHADGSPQMAFGVMGGPMQSQGHVQMAVRVLRYGQNPQAAADAPRWRVTGGNQVSVELGFDPQVIAALRALGHEVTIEEGHGVFAFGGAQLILREGGHYVAGSDPRKDGQAVAY, encoded by the coding sequence ATGACAACCGTGAAAGACTGGGCCCAGCCCTATGCCTCGCAGCGCTCGCCCGTACTGGGCCGCAATGTGGTGAGCACCTCGCAACCGCTGGCCGCGCAAGCGGGCCTGCGCATGCTGCAAGCAGGCGGCAATGCGGTAGATGCGGCGCTGGCCGCCGCGATGACCTTGACGGTGGTGGAGCCCACGGGCTGCGGCATTGGCAGCGATGCCTTTGCGATTGTCTGGGACGGCCAAGAGCTGCATGGCCTGAACGCCTCGGGCCGCGCGCCTGCGGGCTGGACGCCGGAATACTTCGACAAGCTCGGCGGCATCCCTGAAAAGGGCTGGAATGCGGTCACCGTGCCGGGCGTAGTCTCTGGCTGGGTAGAGCTGTCCAAGCGCTTTGGCAAGCTGCCTTTTGCGCAAGTGGCGCAACCGGCGATCGACTATGCGCGCCATGGCTTTGCGGTATCGCCGACGATTGCCAAGCTCTGGGCTCTGGGCTTCGCCAAGCTGGGTGACCAGCCGGGCTTCAAGGAATGCTTTGCGCCGGAGGGCCAGGCACCGCAGGCGGGCAGCTGGTTCCAAAGCGAGGCCCATGCCCGCACCTTGGAGGAGATTGCCGAGACCCTGGGTGAATCCTATTACCGGGGCGCGCTGGCGCAAAAGATGGCGGCCCACAGCCAGGCCAACGGCGGCGTGATGACGACCGAGGACCTGGCCGCCCACCGCTGCGACTGGGTGGGCACGGTGGCCCAGCCCTTTGGCGACTCGGTAGTGCATGAGATTCCGCCCAATGGCCAGGGCATTGCTGCGCTGATCGCGCTGGGCCTGCTCGATGCCATCGGCATTGGCGACCAGCCGCTGGACAGCGCCGAAACCGTGCACCTGCAGATCGAGGCGATGAAGCTGGCGCTGGCCGACCTGGCCGAGTACAACGCCGATATCGACCATATGCGCGTCCAGCCTCAGCAAGACCTGCTGAACCCCGCCTATCTGACCGAGCGCGCGAAGCTGATCGACCGCAGCAAGGCCAAGGTTGCCAGCTATGGCGCGCCCAAGCCGGGCGGCACCGTCTACCTGACGGCCTGCGACGAGAGCGGCATGATGGTGTCCTTCATCCAGTCCAACTACATGGGTTTTGGCTCGGGCGTGGTGGTGCCGGGCACTGGCATCAGCCTGCAAAACCGAGGCGCCGGCTTTACCACCGAGGCGGGCCACGCCAACCAGGTGGCGCCGGGCAAGCGTCCTTCGCACACCATCATCCCCGCCTTTGCGATGCATGCCGATGGCTCGCCACAGATGGCCTTTGGCGTGATGGGCGGCCCGATGCAAAGCCAAGGCCATGTGCAAATGGCCGTGCGCGTGCTGCGCTATGGCCAGAACCCGCAAGCCGCTGCAGACGCACCGCGCTGGCGGGTGACCGGTGGCAACCAGGTCTCCGTCGAGCTGGGTTTTGATCCGCAGGTGATTGCCGCGCTGCGCGCGCTGGGCCATGAGGTGACCATCGAAGAAGGCCATGGCGTGTTCGCCTTTGGCGGTGCGCAGCTGATTCTGCGCGAGGGCGGGCACTATGTCGCCGGCTCCGATCCGCGCAAGGATGGCCAGGCCGTCGCCTACTGA
- a CDS encoding Bug family tripartite tricarboxylate transporter substrate binding protein, producing MPTTPLLSSHMPGRRPLLAGLVAGTALAVLSPFAAAQGGQWPERAIRVIVPFPPSGATDLVARVVAQKVSQELGQSLVIDNRPGAGGTIGTAEAAKASADGYTLLFTTSSTHAISPHLMPKLAYRADKDFTPIAHVADAASVLLVTNALPVKTVQELISYAKANPGKLNYATSGNGTIVHLNTAAFAAQAGITLTHVPYKGTAQSISDLATGQVHMLFDSIPTGMPHVASGRLRALAVTSAERTQLAPQLPTVAESGLPGYASVTWFGVYAPAGLKPELTAKINAAFNKAMQNPEVIASLAKLGAEVAKPGTPAQFADLVKADSARWAKVIQDNHITLD from the coding sequence ATGCCAACTACCCCTTTGCTTTCTTCTCACATGCCTGGCCGCCGGCCACTGCTCGCCGGCCTGGTGGCTGGCACGGCGCTGGCTGTGCTGTCTCCTTTCGCCGCTGCGCAAGGCGGCCAATGGCCTGAGCGCGCGATCCGCGTCATCGTGCCCTTTCCGCCCAGCGGCGCGACCGACCTGGTGGCCCGCGTCGTGGCGCAAAAGGTGTCGCAGGAGCTGGGCCAGTCGCTGGTGATCGACAACCGCCCGGGCGCGGGCGGCACCATTGGCACGGCCGAGGCCGCCAAGGCCAGCGCCGATGGCTACACCCTGCTGTTCACCACCAGCAGCACCCATGCGATCTCGCCGCACCTGATGCCCAAGCTGGCCTACCGCGCCGACAAGGACTTCACCCCGATCGCCCATGTGGCCGATGCCGCCAGCGTGCTGCTGGTCACCAACGCGCTGCCGGTCAAGACCGTGCAGGAGCTGATCAGCTATGCCAAGGCCAACCCCGGCAAGCTGAACTACGCCACCAGCGGCAATGGCACCATCGTCCACCTGAACACCGCTGCCTTTGCGGCCCAGGCGGGCATTACCTTGACCCATGTTCCTTACAAGGGAACGGCCCAGTCGATCAGCGACTTGGCCACCGGCCAGGTGCATATGCTGTTTGACTCCATCCCCACCGGCATGCCCCATGTTGCCAGCGGCCGCCTGCGTGCGCTGGCCGTCACCAGCGCCGAGCGCACCCAGTTGGCCCCTCAGTTGCCTACGGTGGCCGAATCTGGCCTGCCCGGCTACGCGTCGGTGACCTGGTTTGGCGTCTATGCGCCTGCGGGCCTGAAGCCCGAGCTGACCGCCAAGATCAATGCCGCCTTCAACAAGGCCATGCAAAACCCCGAAGTTATCGCCAGCCTGGCCAAGCTCGGTGCCGAAGTGGCCAAACCTGGCACGCCAGCGCAGTTTGCCGATCTGGTGAAGGCCGACAGCGCCCGCTGGGCCAAGGTCATCCAGGACAACCACATCACGCTCGACTAA
- a CDS encoding LysR family transcriptional regulator, translating to MPHRQPAHLQDTALRYFHEVVQCGSVSAASLRLHVASSAVSRQISGLEAQLGTALFERHARGMQPTAAGEILAELARRISLDAEQAIDAIHALDSLRAGLVRIATSDAFANELLPQACVAFARLHPGLRFEVSMVPTLQVSAKLLAGEADIGLRFSISPLKNIAVVHRQSAPVLAVLPPGHVLARQASLTLAELAQHPLALPPAETAIRQMIDLACSRQGLQLDPVLTTNHAKTLLNFALHGGGVTVSSEVGVRHMLAAGSLVARPLTDAGLDLRDIEVQTLAGRQLPAAAQAFLGLLVQELQALPGRR from the coding sequence ATGCCCCACCGCCAGCCCGCGCATCTGCAGGACACCGCCCTGCGCTACTTCCACGAGGTGGTGCAGTGCGGCTCGGTCAGCGCCGCATCCCTGCGCCTGCATGTGGCCAGCTCGGCCGTCAGCCGCCAGATCAGCGGGCTGGAGGCCCAGCTGGGCACGGCGCTGTTCGAGCGCCATGCGCGGGGCATGCAGCCCACGGCGGCCGGGGAGATCCTCGCCGAGCTGGCGCGCCGCATCAGCCTGGATGCCGAACAGGCCATCGATGCCATCCATGCACTCGACAGCCTGCGCGCCGGCCTGGTGCGCATCGCCACCTCCGATGCCTTTGCCAATGAGCTGCTGCCCCAGGCCTGCGTGGCCTTTGCACGCCTGCACCCGGGCCTGCGGTTTGAAGTGAGCATGGTGCCGACCTTGCAGGTCTCCGCCAAGCTGCTGGCCGGTGAGGCCGATATTGGCTTGCGCTTCAGCATCTCGCCGCTCAAGAACATTGCCGTGGTGCACCGCCAAAGCGCGCCAGTGCTGGCCGTGTTGCCACCCGGGCATGTGCTGGCCCGCCAGGCATCGCTCACCCTGGCCGAGCTGGCCCAGCACCCGCTGGCCTTGCCACCGGCTGAGACCGCGATCCGCCAGATGATCGACCTGGCCTGCAGCCGCCAGGGCCTGCAGCTGGACCCGGTGCTGACCACCAACCATGCCAAGACCTTGCTGAATTTTGCGCTGCATGGCGGCGGTGTCACCGTGTCCAGCGAAGTGGGAGTACGCCATATGCTGGCAGCGGGCAGCCTGGTCGCCCGCCCCTTGACCGATGCCGGCCTGGACCTGCGCGATATCGAGGTGCAAACCCTGGCGGGCCGCCAGCTGCCCGCCGCCGCCCAGGCCTTTTTGGGGCTGCTGGTGCAAGAGCTGCAGGCGCTCCCAGGACGGCGCTAA
- a CDS encoding uracil-DNA glycosylase, whose protein sequence is MQLTSEALHDHQVAAGWQATVDQFFNSPKGQQLSLYLQQRLDAGAVIFPPEPLRALRLTPPESVRVVILGQDPYHGRGQAEGLAFSVASGVRLPPSLQNIFKEMQRDLGVPFPPFPDPGGSLVKWATHGVLLLNTCLTVEEGQAASHSGKGWELLTDALIRQVAESDKPVVFMLWGNHAQSKRALIPQDRGHLVLTSNHPSPLSALRPPVPFIGNGHFSQAQAFRKQLGL, encoded by the coding sequence ATGCAACTGACCTCTGAAGCGCTCCATGACCACCAGGTGGCTGCCGGCTGGCAAGCCACGGTGGACCAATTCTTCAACAGCCCCAAGGGCCAGCAGCTGTCGCTGTACCTGCAGCAGCGCCTGGACGCTGGCGCGGTGATTTTCCCGCCCGAGCCGCTGCGCGCCCTGCGTCTGACCCCGCCCGAGAGCGTGCGCGTGGTCATCCTGGGGCAGGACCCCTACCATGGGCGCGGCCAGGCCGAGGGCCTGGCTTTTTCCGTGGCCTCCGGTGTGCGCCTGCCGCCATCGCTGCAAAACATCTTCAAGGAAATGCAGCGCGACCTGGGCGTGCCGTTTCCGCCGTTTCCCGATCCGGGTGGCAGCCTGGTCAAATGGGCCACCCATGGCGTGCTGCTGCTCAACACCTGTCTGACGGTGGAAGAGGGCCAGGCCGCCAGCCACAGCGGCAAGGGCTGGGAGCTGCTGACCGATGCGCTCATCCGCCAGGTGGCCGAGAGCGACAAGCCGGTGGTTTTTATGCTCTGGGGCAACCATGCGCAGAGCAAGCGCGCGCTGATTCCGCAGGACCGGGGCCATTTGGTGCTGACCAGCAACCACCCGTCGCCACTGTCCGCCTTGCGCCCGCCGGTGCCGTTTATCGGCAATGGGCATTTCAGCCAGGCGCAGGCGTTTCGCAAGCAGCTGGGGCTGTAA
- a CDS encoding enterochelin esterase domain-containing protein — protein MASAVLGMMLLGGCASAPDRLAPAQVLGVEQTVQGQLAPGTQLRWQLDAQQVPAGSVVRGEVDGSGVQLDVQDAAGGHLRRLLRNDGVGEGFTWQAQAGEQLVLHGNAQPAVAYTSSSAAAGQLPAQATVGHYRIKIQRAWAPRADQSVALPNKPLQSPRLQALARDLERGGSTDAFWQEMAERGTPLVEPWSDKERLVSFLWRGAQHSVRLFGSPSGNHESLQRLGSSDVWWSSFVMPSDARLSYGMAPDVPNIEGTAIEQRRSILATLQRDPLNPRSWAASDDGAAAVDQYQGRSVLQLPDAPAQPWSQPASGPLPGDLQRHWLHSAALGNGRDVWIYRPAGWAQAAPDQRALLVLFDAHAYLRQVPTPQIVERLQAQGLIPATAVVLVANASSELRNTELPPNPVFADFMGLQLMPWLAGQGVDVPAVRTVIAGSSYGGLASSYMALRHPERFGNVLSLSGSYWWAPEADAPNAMARWWAAAPRKDIRFYLDAGLYESARGGQAGILETSRELGDVLRAQGYRVTQLEHSTGHDYVHWQGSIACGLVALLNPAALSSLQAECKGR, from the coding sequence ATGGCCAGTGCAGTGCTGGGCATGATGCTGCTGGGCGGCTGCGCCAGCGCCCCGGATCGGCTTGCGCCCGCCCAGGTGCTTGGTGTGGAGCAAACGGTGCAAGGCCAGCTCGCCCCTGGTACACAGCTGCGCTGGCAGCTGGATGCCCAGCAGGTGCCCGCTGGCAGTGTGGTGCGCGGCGAGGTCGATGGCAGCGGCGTGCAGCTGGATGTGCAAGATGCGGCAGGCGGCCATTTGCGGCGCCTGCTGCGCAACGATGGGGTGGGGGAGGGCTTTACCTGGCAGGCCCAGGCGGGCGAGCAGCTGGTGCTGCATGGGAATGCACAGCCGGCGGTGGCTTATACCAGCAGCAGCGCAGCGGCCGGCCAACTGCCAGCGCAGGCGACTGTTGGCCATTACCGCATAAAGATCCAACGCGCCTGGGCCCCGCGCGCCGACCAGTCAGTGGCCCTGCCCAACAAGCCGCTGCAAAGCCCGCGCCTGCAGGCCTTGGCGCGCGATCTGGAACGTGGCGGCAGCACCGATGCGTTTTGGCAAGAGATGGCCGAGCGCGGCACACCCTTGGTGGAGCCCTGGAGCGACAAGGAGCGGCTTGTGAGCTTTCTGTGGCGGGGGGCGCAGCACAGCGTTCGCCTGTTTGGCAGCCCCTCGGGTAACCATGAATCACTACAGCGCCTGGGCAGCTCGGATGTCTGGTGGAGCAGCTTTGTGATGCCCAGCGATGCGCGCCTGAGCTATGGCATGGCGCCCGATGTGCCCAATATCGAGGGCACGGCGATTGAGCAGCGCCGCAGCATTCTGGCGACTTTGCAGCGCGACCCCTTGAACCCGCGCAGCTGGGCCGCGTCGGACGATGGCGCTGCAGCGGTGGACCAATACCAGGGCCGCTCGGTACTGCAGCTGCCCGACGCGCCGGCGCAGCCCTGGTCGCAGCCGGCCAGCGGGCCGTTGCCGGGCGATCTGCAGCGCCACTGGCTGCATTCGGCGGCTTTGGGCAATGGCCGCGATGTCTGGATCTACCGCCCTGCGGGCTGGGCCCAGGCCGCCCCGGACCAGCGCGCGTTGCTGGTGCTGTTCGATGCCCATGCCTATCTGCGCCAGGTACCCACGCCGCAGATCGTTGAGCGTTTACAGGCACAAGGCTTGATCCCCGCCACGGCCGTAGTGCTGGTAGCCAATGCCAGCAGCGAGCTGCGCAATACCGAGCTGCCGCCGAACCCCGTCTTTGCCGATTTCATGGGCCTGCAGCTGATGCCCTGGCTGGCCGGGCAGGGAGTTGATGTGCCCGCAGTGCGCACGGTGATTGCCGGCTCCAGCTATGGCGGCTTGGCATCGAGCTATATGGCGCTGCGCCATCCGGAGCGCTTTGGCAATGTGCTGAGCCTGTCAGGGTCGTACTGGTGGGCGCCGGAGGCCGATGCGCCCAATGCGATGGCGCGCTGGTGGGCGGCAGCGCCCCGCAAGGACATCCGCTTTTACCTGGATGCGGGCCTTTACGAAAGCGCACGCGGCGGCCAGGCCGGCATCCTGGAAACCAGCCGTGAGCTCGGCGATGTGCTGCGGGCCCAAGGCTACCGGGTGACCCAGCTTGAGCACAGTACCGGCCACGACTATGTGCACTGGCAGGGGTCGATCGCCTGCGGTTTGGTGGCGCTGCTCAATCCAGCCGCACTGTCTTCGTTGCAAGCTGAGTGCAAAGGGCGATAG
- a CDS encoding DUF5329 domain-containing protein, which produces MSHRQNPWTQALATACLLFSLTAGAQTTSGASKETTEREIQSLFKALQQSGCDFARNGQWYSASEASAHLERKYSYLQKKALAPTAEDFIARAASQSSMTSKPYLVRCPGQPELRSQQWFEAQLAKTRTAQ; this is translated from the coding sequence ATGAGCCACCGTCAAAACCCATGGACCCAGGCCCTCGCCACTGCCTGTTTGTTGTTCAGCCTGACAGCAGGCGCGCAAACAACCAGCGGCGCCAGCAAGGAGACCACCGAGCGGGAAATTCAATCGCTGTTCAAGGCCTTGCAGCAGTCAGGCTGCGATTTTGCCCGCAATGGCCAGTGGTACAGCGCCAGCGAGGCCAGCGCGCATTTGGAGCGCAAGTACAGCTACCTGCAAAAGAAGGCATTGGCGCCCACGGCCGAAGACTTTATTGCCCGTGCTGCCAGCCAAAGCAGCATGACCAGCAAGCCCTATCTGGTGCGCTGCCCGGGCCAGCCGGAGCTGCGCAGCCAGCAGTGGTTTGAGGCCCAGCTGGCCAAAACACGCACAGCGCAGTAG
- the trpC gene encoding indole-3-glycerol phosphate synthase TrpC translates to MSDILKTICEAKAIEVADAKKRYPFEAMRRDAESRVLTRDFVGALRSKIDQGHAAVIAEVKKASPSKGVIRADFDPADIAQSYMVGNGKVSAACLSVLTDRQFFQGEPDFLKQARASTLLPVLRKDFMIDPYQIYESRAMGADCVLLIAACLDDAQMADMEQIARSLDMAVLVEVHDGAELERALKLKTPLIGINNRDLRTFEVSIQTTLDLQKQVPADRLLVTESGIASPEDVKTLRDAGIHAFLVGEAFMRADEPGDALAKLFA, encoded by the coding sequence ATGTCCGATATTCTCAAAACCATTTGCGAAGCCAAAGCCATTGAAGTGGCCGACGCCAAAAAGCGCTACCCCTTCGAGGCCATGCGCCGCGATGCCGAAAGCCGTGTGCTGACCCGTGACTTTGTCGGCGCGCTGCGCAGCAAGATCGACCAAGGCCATGCCGCCGTGATTGCCGAGGTCAAGAAGGCCAGCCCCAGCAAGGGCGTGATCCGTGCCGACTTTGACCCAGCCGACATTGCCCAGAGTTACATGGTGGGCAATGGCAAGGTCAGCGCGGCCTGCCTGTCGGTACTGACCGACCGCCAATTCTTCCAGGGCGAGCCTGATTTTCTGAAGCAAGCCCGGGCCAGCACCTTGCTGCCGGTGCTGCGCAAGGATTTCATGATCGATCCCTACCAGATCTATGAATCGCGCGCGATGGGCGCCGACTGCGTGCTGCTGATCGCCGCCTGCCTGGACGACGCCCAGATGGCCGACATGGAGCAGATCGCACGCAGCCTGGACATGGCGGTGCTGGTCGAGGTGCATGATGGCGCCGAGCTGGAACGTGCACTGAAGCTCAAGACGCCGCTGATCGGCATCAACAACCGCGATCTGCGCACGTTTGAAGTCAGCATCCAGACCACCCTGGATCTGCAAAAACAAGTGCCTGCGGACCGCCTGCTGGTGACCGAATCGGGCATCGCCAGCCCGGAAGATGTGAAGACCTTGCGCGATGCAGGCATCCACGCCTTCCTGGTGGGCGAGGCCTTTATGCGCGCCGATGAACCGGGCGACGCGCTGGCCAAGCTGTTCGCTTAA